One genomic window of Candidatus Nitrospira inopinata includes the following:
- the ispG gene encoding flavodoxin-dependent (E)-4-hydroxy-3-methylbut-2-enyl-diphosphate synthase, with product MHITRRRTRQIQVGTVKIGGDAPISVQSMCSTDTRDVETTVEQIRQLEAVGCELIRVAVPDEEAAAALPRIKAAMTVPLIADIHFDYRLAVSAARVVDCVRINPGNIGAWWKVEEVIKAVNDRGIPIRIGVNGGSLERPLLEKYGWPSPEALSESALNAVHALEDVGFTNMKVSLKASDVHHAIDAYWLFAHQSDYPLHIGITEAGTAMTGAVKSAIGLGYLLANGIGDTLRVSLAADPVEEVKVGFEILKSLELRHRGINVIACPTCGRVEIDVVRMANELEKKLGHIKTPLNVSVLGCVVNGIGEGKEADIGIAGGEGKGILFKKGKLVRKVPMEELMDTLIEEVEQLAKEKEAEGNEKAVSHTDSSGWQPGASQTDRPSTLGREIPVLPHR from the coding sequence ATGCACATCACCAGGCGACGAACTCGGCAAATTCAGGTCGGCACGGTCAAGATCGGCGGCGATGCTCCGATTTCCGTGCAGTCGATGTGTTCCACGGATACGCGGGACGTCGAGACGACCGTCGAACAGATCCGCCAGTTGGAGGCCGTGGGGTGCGAATTGATTCGGGTCGCCGTCCCCGATGAAGAAGCCGCGGCCGCTCTCCCTCGAATCAAAGCGGCCATGACGGTGCCGCTCATTGCGGACATTCACTTTGATTACCGGCTGGCCGTGAGCGCGGCGCGTGTGGTCGATTGCGTGCGGATCAATCCGGGCAACATCGGAGCCTGGTGGAAAGTCGAGGAAGTGATCAAGGCGGTCAATGATCGGGGCATTCCGATTCGTATCGGCGTCAACGGCGGATCGTTGGAAAGGCCGTTGTTGGAGAAGTACGGCTGGCCTTCGCCCGAAGCGCTCTCCGAGTCGGCGCTCAATGCGGTCCATGCGTTGGAGGACGTCGGGTTCACCAACATGAAAGTCTCGCTGAAGGCGTCGGACGTGCACCATGCGATCGATGCCTATTGGCTGTTCGCCCATCAGTCGGATTATCCCCTCCATATTGGGATTACCGAAGCGGGAACGGCGATGACCGGCGCCGTCAAATCGGCGATCGGCCTCGGCTATCTGTTGGCGAACGGAATCGGGGATACGTTGCGCGTCTCGCTCGCGGCCGATCCGGTGGAAGAGGTCAAGGTCGGATTTGAAATTTTGAAGTCTCTCGAGCTGCGGCATCGCGGTATTAACGTCATCGCCTGCCCGACGTGCGGTCGAGTGGAGATCGACGTCGTGCGAATGGCGAATGAATTGGAGAAGAAGCTCGGCCATATCAAAACGCCGCTCAATGTGTCGGTGCTGGGCTGTGTCGTCAACGGCATCGGCGAAGGCAAGGAGGCCGACATCGGAATCGCCGGCGGCGAAGGCAAGGGCATATTGTTCAAGAAAGGCAAGCTCGTTCGGAAGGTGCCGATGGAAGAATTGATGGACACATTGATCGAGGAAGTCGAACAGCTTGCCAAGGAGAAAGAAGCCGAGGGTAACGAAAAGGCGGTCTCTCACACGGATTCCTCGGGATGGCAACCGGGTGCGTCTCAGACGGATCGCCCCTCAACGCTGGGAAGAGAAATTCCCGTCCTGCCTCACCGGTAA
- the hpnH gene encoding adenosyl-hopene transferase HpnH, which yields MAVPVSQMLTVASYVLSKKLKGVKRYPLVLMLEPLFRCNLACAGCGKIQYPDHILDKRLTPEQCWAAAEECGAPIVAIPGGEPLIHPEIGRIVEGLVAQKRYLYVCTNAILLERKLKEFKPSQYLTFSVHMDGLKNEHDMAVCRDGVYEIAVRAIKEALKLGHRVTTNTTLFDDANPDRVRQFFDEMMMLGVEGMMISPGYSYQKAPDQQHFLKKAKTKELFSKILSRPKSSWKFNQSPLFLDFLMGKRDYHCTPWGNPTYNIFGWQRPCYLLQDGYAKTFQELLDTTEWQNYGTSKNEKCAECMVHCGYEASAVNDTFGSLSGFVRTAKLTLLPTLR from the coding sequence ATGGCCGTCCCCGTATCTCAAATGTTGACCGTCGCGAGCTACGTGCTTTCGAAAAAATTGAAGGGAGTCAAACGCTATCCGCTGGTGCTAATGCTCGAGCCCTTGTTTCGTTGCAACCTGGCTTGCGCCGGATGCGGCAAGATTCAGTATCCCGACCATATTCTTGATAAACGGTTGACCCCCGAACAGTGCTGGGCCGCAGCCGAGGAGTGCGGCGCGCCGATCGTGGCGATTCCGGGCGGCGAACCACTCATTCATCCGGAAATCGGGCGGATTGTCGAGGGGTTGGTGGCGCAAAAACGGTATCTCTATGTGTGCACGAACGCGATTTTGCTGGAAAGGAAACTCAAGGAGTTCAAGCCGTCGCAGTATTTGACGTTCAGCGTGCACATGGACGGGCTCAAGAACGAGCATGATATGGCCGTCTGCCGTGACGGTGTGTATGAGATCGCCGTCAGGGCGATCAAAGAAGCGTTGAAACTAGGCCATCGTGTGACCACCAATACCACGCTCTTCGATGATGCCAATCCCGATCGAGTGCGCCAGTTTTTTGATGAAATGATGATGCTTGGCGTTGAGGGGATGATGATTTCGCCCGGCTACAGTTATCAAAAAGCCCCTGACCAGCAACACTTCCTCAAGAAAGCCAAAACCAAAGAATTGTTCTCGAAAATTCTCAGCCGGCCCAAGAGCTCATGGAAGTTCAATCAGTCGCCGCTGTTCTTGGATTTCCTGATGGGGAAACGAGACTATCACTGTACGCCGTGGGGCAATCCCACCTATAACATTTTTGGATGGCAAAGGCCCTGTTATCTGTTGCAGGACGGCTACGCGAAAACCTTCCAGGAATTGTTGGATACGACGGAATGGCAGAACTATGGCACGAGCAAAAACGAGAAGTGCGCCGAGTGCATGGTCCACTGCGGGTATGAGGCGTCGGCGGTGAACGATACGTTCGGCTCGCTGTCAGGGTTCGTGCGCACCGCCAAACTCACATTATTGCCGACGCTGCGATAG
- a CDS encoding glycosyltransferase family 87 protein yields the protein MASPLARRVVTLVLVIAAGIHGYIISFGRSFHFRDIDIHREIGRRFLSGEYLYANDYCYMYLPTTGIYFAPLLFFERNLSLVLRYAVAIGCLVMTIRLFQRMLGVETSARPANRLWLGVGAGVLVLQFILNDLDDGGPHLILLGILTGGLYAIWVGRERLGAAFVGLGIALKLTPALFVLLFAWKRQWRVATYTVLAVFFWILLPLPYMGAASWRDHHVEWINNALLSVFDRQVEGRQENELQKANLSLRHTMLRYLVAYPRTHRLRQVDPEYRPVLDLPSPVANAIVGAAALGLLAFFARTSKRSFDGPGDPTWAKDCAGTLMLALFLSPITWDQHLVWMIPAACVVVAAAARINGQLSRVGYVMLGLYIVLTVVLNYEVVGSAKWEMLKSYHHLGIAMFILFGLLLRSDPSPKTYQSSLGDRFTQPSNVVGQN from the coding sequence ATGGCATCCCCTCTTGCGAGAAGGGTGGTCACCCTTGTTCTCGTGATTGCCGCAGGGATACATGGGTACATTATCTCCTTCGGGCGATCCTTTCACTTTCGAGATATCGACATCCATCGCGAGATCGGCAGGCGCTTTCTCTCGGGAGAGTATCTCTACGCCAATGACTACTGTTACATGTATCTGCCGACCACCGGCATCTATTTCGCTCCCCTGCTGTTTTTCGAACGCAATCTGAGCTTGGTCCTGCGTTACGCCGTTGCGATCGGCTGTTTGGTGATGACGATCAGGCTGTTTCAACGGATGTTGGGAGTCGAGACAAGCGCAAGGCCGGCGAATCGCTTATGGCTGGGAGTGGGGGCCGGTGTGCTGGTCCTGCAGTTCATCCTGAACGATTTGGACGATGGCGGGCCCCATCTTATTCTACTGGGCATCTTGACCGGCGGGCTCTATGCGATATGGGTGGGGAGAGAACGGCTCGGCGCGGCGTTCGTCGGGCTCGGCATCGCGCTCAAACTCACTCCCGCTCTCTTCGTGCTTTTGTTCGCATGGAAACGGCAGTGGCGTGTGGCCACCTATACTGTCCTGGCCGTTTTCTTTTGGATTCTGTTGCCTCTCCCGTACATGGGGGCGGCAAGTTGGCGGGACCACCATGTGGAATGGATCAACAATGCACTGTTGTCCGTGTTTGACCGTCAAGTAGAGGGACGACAAGAAAACGAGCTGCAAAAGGCCAATCTTTCCTTGCGGCACACAATGCTGCGATACCTCGTCGCTTATCCAAGGACTCATCGGCTTCGCCAAGTTGATCCCGAGTACAGGCCGGTGTTGGATCTTCCCTCCCCGGTTGCCAACGCAATCGTCGGTGCTGCTGCGCTCGGCCTGCTCGCTTTTTTCGCACGGACCAGCAAGCGGTCGTTCGATGGACCTGGAGATCCCACGTGGGCGAAGGATTGCGCCGGCACCTTGATGTTGGCCCTGTTTTTGTCTCCCATTACGTGGGATCAACACTTGGTGTGGATGATTCCCGCGGCCTGCGTCGTGGTGGCGGCCGCAGCGCGAATAAACGGCCAATTGAGTCGAGTCGGGTATGTCATGCTGGGGCTTTATATTGTGCTGACGGTGGTCCTGAATTACGAAGTGGTGGGCTCCGCGAAATGGGAAATGCTGAAGAGTTATCATCATCTCGGAATTGCCATGTTCATTTTATTTGGACTGCTGTTACGAAGCGATCCCTCGCCGAAAACCTATCAATCTTCTCTCGGAGACCGATTCACGCAGCCTTCGAACGTGGTCGGACAGAACTGA
- a CDS encoding MlaC/ttg2D family ABC transporter substrate-binding protein: MAIFLRGEVNRPARAFLRRRMVARVLGFAVAVASLSPVVGHAGAPTEAMRTTIDEVLRILRQDELKQPGRAEERRQMLERVVEARFDYQEMSKRALGAPWNTLSDEEKREFVTLFRTLLTNSYADKIETYSGEGVQYLNERTEKEYAEVRTKVLSDKTEIPLDYRLIQKSNDWRVYDVVIDGVSLVNNYRGQFAKIIKASSYADLVEQLRKKSEKIKSP, from the coding sequence ATGGCGATATTTCTTCGAGGAGAAGTGAACCGGCCGGCTCGCGCGTTCCTGAGACGGCGCATGGTGGCGCGGGTCCTCGGTTTTGCCGTCGCTGTCGCGTCGTTGTCTCCGGTTGTCGGGCACGCGGGGGCCCCGACGGAAGCAATGAGAACGACGATCGACGAAGTGTTGCGCATTCTCCGTCAGGATGAGCTCAAACAGCCGGGGAGAGCGGAGGAACGCCGACAGATGCTGGAACGAGTCGTAGAGGCCCGCTTCGATTATCAAGAGATGTCGAAGCGCGCGCTCGGCGCCCCCTGGAACACCTTGTCGGACGAAGAGAAACGGGAGTTCGTAACGCTGTTTCGCACGCTGCTGACGAATTCGTATGCCGACAAGATCGAAACCTATTCCGGCGAAGGCGTTCAATATTTGAACGAACGGACCGAAAAGGAATACGCGGAAGTCAGGACGAAGGTGCTGTCGGATAAAACGGAAATCCCTCTTGATTATCGGTTGATTCAAAAATCGAATGACTGGCGCGTGTACGACGTCGTGATCGACGGGGTCAGCCTGGTGAATAACTACCGGGGGCAATTTGCCAAGATCATCAAGGCGTCTTCCTATGCCGATCTTGTCGAACAACTCCGCAAAAAGTCCGAAAAGATCAAGTCTCCATAG
- the dxs gene encoding 1-deoxy-D-xylulose-5-phosphate synthase has translation MSILKNINSPADLKRVSPDRFPALAQEIREQIIDAVSSVGGHLASNLGVVELTIALHYLLDTPTDKIVWDTSNQCYAHKLLTGRRERFHTLRQYGGLSGFCKREESEYDTFNAGHAGTGVSAAFGMVEAREQLGQKHKIVCVVGDGAMTAGMTLEGLHHAGGMGKDFLVILNDNQMSISKNVGAISAYLSRTITGEFYGKVRQETGQLLGKIPHIGSDMQKLARRAEELAKGVILPGLLFEELGFQYSGPIDGHNFEHLLPTIENVVKMRGPVLLHVVTKKGLGYEPAMKNPVWFHACPPFVRETGAPAKKAARPSYTAIAIETLIKQARQDRRIVAITAAMCEGTGLTAFEKEFPDRLYDVGIAEQHAVTFAAGLAAQGVKPVVAMYATFLQRAYDQVVHDVATQDLPVAFLIDRGGLVAEDGTTHHGAFDYAYLRHVPNMVVMAPKDENELQHMVKTALQHDGPISVRYPRGVSLGVKMDESPTTLPIGKGELLKEGTEVAIIAVGVTVWQAYQAAERLSREGISTAVVNARFVKPLDRELITDVARRVRHVVTVEEGCKIGGFGSGVLELLSEARVTGVTTKILGLPDWYIEQGPQDLLRERYGLTAEGIYQSVKELISGASVESDRFSGVAGEYLPHGDEQGS, from the coding sequence ATGTCGATTCTCAAAAACATCAACAGCCCGGCTGATTTGAAGCGAGTGTCTCCTGATCGGTTTCCGGCGTTGGCGCAAGAGATTCGTGAGCAGATCATCGATGCGGTTTCCTCGGTGGGAGGACACCTGGCCTCCAATCTCGGCGTGGTGGAATTGACGATCGCGTTGCACTATCTGCTGGATACACCGACGGACAAGATCGTATGGGATACCAGCAATCAATGTTACGCCCACAAACTGCTGACCGGGAGGAGGGAGCGGTTCCATACTCTGAGACAGTATGGCGGGCTCAGCGGTTTCTGTAAGCGGGAGGAAAGCGAATACGATACCTTCAACGCCGGGCATGCGGGGACCGGAGTCTCCGCCGCGTTTGGGATGGTGGAGGCGCGCGAACAGTTGGGGCAGAAACACAAAATCGTCTGCGTCGTAGGGGACGGCGCGATGACGGCCGGCATGACGCTGGAAGGGCTTCACCATGCCGGCGGCATGGGCAAGGATTTTTTGGTGATCTTGAACGATAATCAAATGTCCATTTCCAAGAACGTCGGAGCCATTTCGGCGTATCTGAGCCGGACGATCACCGGAGAATTTTACGGAAAGGTGCGTCAGGAGACGGGCCAATTGCTGGGGAAAATTCCGCACATCGGTTCGGACATGCAAAAGCTGGCTCGACGAGCGGAGGAGCTGGCCAAAGGCGTGATTCTGCCGGGATTGCTCTTTGAAGAATTGGGATTTCAATACAGCGGACCCATCGACGGGCATAACTTCGAGCACCTGCTTCCCACGATCGAGAACGTGGTGAAAATGAGAGGGCCGGTCCTGCTGCACGTGGTGACGAAAAAGGGGCTCGGCTACGAGCCGGCCATGAAGAACCCCGTCTGGTTTCATGCCTGTCCTCCGTTCGTGCGGGAAACGGGCGCGCCGGCCAAGAAAGCGGCTCGGCCGTCCTATACGGCGATCGCGATCGAGACGTTGATCAAGCAGGCTCGCCAAGACAGGCGGATCGTCGCCATTACCGCGGCCATGTGCGAAGGGACGGGGCTGACGGCATTCGAAAAAGAATTTCCCGATCGTCTCTACGACGTGGGGATTGCGGAGCAGCACGCGGTGACGTTTGCGGCGGGATTGGCGGCGCAGGGGGTCAAACCGGTCGTGGCCATGTACGCCACGTTCCTTCAGCGCGCCTACGATCAAGTCGTGCACGACGTCGCGACGCAAGATCTTCCCGTGGCGTTTCTCATCGACCGGGGCGGGCTTGTCGCGGAAGACGGAACGACGCACCACGGGGCGTTCGACTATGCGTACTTGCGTCATGTCCCCAATATGGTCGTCATGGCTCCCAAAGACGAAAACGAATTGCAACACATGGTCAAAACCGCCTTGCAGCACGATGGTCCGATTTCCGTTCGCTATCCCCGCGGGGTCAGCCTCGGCGTGAAGATGGACGAGTCTCCGACGACGTTGCCGATCGGAAAAGGTGAGTTGTTGAAGGAAGGGACCGAGGTCGCCATTATTGCCGTGGGCGTCACGGTGTGGCAGGCCTATCAAGCGGCCGAGCGTCTCAGTCGGGAAGGGATTTCAACAGCCGTCGTGAACGCCAGATTCGTAAAGCCGTTGGATCGCGAGCTTATCACGGACGTGGCCAGACGAGTTCGCCATGTCGTGACGGTGGAAGAGGGTTGTAAAATCGGGGGGTTCGGATCCGGCGTGCTGGAATTGCTCTCCGAGGCCCGCGTGACCGGCGTCACGACGAAAATTCTTGGCTTGCCGGATTGGTACATAGAGCAGGGACCTCAGGATCTTCTCCGCGAGCGATATGGATTGACGGCGGAGGGGATCTACCAAAGCGTAAAAGAACTGATCAGCGGGGCGTCGGTAGAGAGTGACCGGTTCAGCGGCGTGGCGGGAGAGTATCTCCCCCACGGTGATGAGCAGGGAAGCTGA
- a CDS encoding BamA/TamA family outer membrane protein, giving the protein MHRLAPILVLALVLIGPCGSFFADFARADVQYFPIPAISSTKNDGNDYGMIVPALITGPDGELKHLIAPMVIYNSIVGVRGTLNLFHYQPGGKELRGIASWSEKIERRFLLSYVDPGFSNGRYSIGVSAAHFKNATVRFFGLGPTTPLHDETNYTASETRINWKFGIYANEVTQIAVSQRFRHMDAIDPGATVLPFTGNRFPTVSGVGGATILGERISFHYDTRNNLVTPTDGMAVTAYAEINHNFHPGAQPLYSRYGIEVKKMFASESKRAILVIRGDLQATIGTDVPFYELSSLGGQNNLRGYGVDRYIDKQLIALSVEERIHILRTRLAGVMADFEIAPFVDTGQVFSSFKDVSFKDYRITPGIGFRGIIRPNVVGRIDYGFSKEGGAIFAGLDFPY; this is encoded by the coding sequence GTGCATCGTCTTGCTCCCATACTGGTACTTGCGCTTGTGCTCATCGGACCGTGCGGATCTTTTTTCGCGGACTTCGCTCGCGCGGACGTCCAGTACTTTCCCATTCCCGCCATCAGTTCCACCAAGAACGACGGCAACGATTACGGCATGATCGTGCCCGCCCTGATCACCGGTCCAGACGGCGAGCTGAAACATCTGATTGCGCCGATGGTGATCTACAACAGTATCGTCGGCGTCCGAGGGACCTTGAACCTGTTTCATTATCAGCCGGGCGGAAAGGAGCTCAGAGGCATCGCGTCTTGGTCGGAAAAGATCGAGCGGCGGTTCCTTTTAAGCTACGTCGATCCCGGCTTCAGCAACGGTCGCTACAGTATCGGGGTCAGCGCCGCCCACTTTAAGAACGCGACGGTGCGGTTCTTCGGTCTGGGTCCGACGACGCCGCTCCACGACGAAACCAACTATACGGCGTCGGAAACCAGAATCAACTGGAAGTTCGGCATCTATGCGAATGAGGTGACGCAGATCGCCGTCAGTCAGCGGTTTCGCCACATGGACGCCATTGATCCCGGAGCCACCGTGTTGCCCTTTACCGGGAATCGATTTCCGACGGTTTCCGGGGTGGGGGGAGCCACGATTCTGGGCGAACGGATTTCGTTTCACTACGATACCCGCAATAACCTCGTCACACCGACCGATGGGATGGCGGTGACGGCCTATGCGGAAATCAACCATAATTTTCACCCCGGCGCGCAGCCGCTCTATTCCCGCTACGGAATCGAGGTCAAAAAAATGTTTGCGAGCGAATCCAAGCGCGCCATCTTGGTCATTCGTGGCGATCTCCAGGCGACGATCGGGACGGACGTGCCGTTTTATGAATTGAGTTCGTTGGGGGGGCAGAACAATCTGCGCGGATATGGGGTGGATCGGTATATCGACAAGCAACTCATCGCCCTAAGCGTTGAGGAACGAATCCACATCCTTCGCACCCGTCTGGCCGGAGTGATGGCGGATTTCGAGATCGCCCCCTTCGTCGATACGGGGCAAGTGTTCAGCTCGTTTAAGGACGTCAGTTTCAAGGACTACCGTATCACGCCCGGGATCGGGTTTCGGGGGATCATTCGGCCCAACGTTGTGGGGCGAATCGATTATGGATTCAGCAAGGAAGGGGGCGCTATTTTTGCCGGGCTCGATTTCCCCTATTAG